In a genomic window of Meleagris gallopavo isolate NT-WF06-2002-E0010 breed Aviagen turkey brand Nicholas breeding stock chromosome 1, Turkey_5.1, whole genome shotgun sequence:
- the LOC100541694 gene encoding 2-oxoglutarate receptor 1-like — MNTTSGDLANPTTWQDIGGDFSNCTDAEVSLKTLYLPVMYSLIFLVGFPGNVIAICVYSFKMRPWKSSTIIMLNLALTDLLYLTSLPFLIHYYANGEHWIFGGFLCKFIRFGFHFNLYSSILFLTCFSAFRYMVIVHPMKFFHVRRKRWTAVACAVIWVISLAAVTPINFLISSREEQNRSLCLDFTSSENLGAIRWYNWLLTSLAFFLPLVTVTLCYALIISALATGPQTRASHKQKARRLAIILLVVFYMSFLPFHLFRVARVELQLCPVSCHVEKQIHAIYIISRPLAALNTWGNLLLYVVMGDNFQQAILSLSWCKRSKCIQPRGSSNYVNKSEITLRV, encoded by the coding sequence ATGAACACAACAAGTGGTGATTTAGCCAACCCCACGACCTGGCAAGATATCGGAGGTGATTTTTCCAACTGTACCGATGCAGAAGTCAGTCTGAAGACTTTGTACCTCCCTGTTATGTACAGTCTCATTTTTCTGGTGGGCTTCCCAGGAAATGTTATTGCAATCTGTGTTTACAGCTTCAAGATGAGGCCTTGGAAGAGCAGCACCATCATCATGCTGAACCTGGCACTCACAGACCTGCTCTACCTCACCAGTCTTCCCTTCCTGATACACTACTATGCCAATGGGGAGCACTGGATCTTTGGGGGATTCTTGTGCAAGTTCATTCGCTTTGGCTTCCACTTCAACTTGTACAGCAGCATCCTCTTCCTCACTTGCTTCAGTGCCTTCCGCTACATGGTGATTGTCCACCCTATGAAATTTTTCCATGTCCGAAGGAAGCGGTGGACAGCAGTGGCCTGTGCAGTCATTTGGGTGATCTCCCTGGCGGCTGTCACTCCCATCAATTTCTTGATTTCCTCAAGAGAGGAGCAAAACAGATCCTTATGCCTTGACTTCACCAGCTCTGAAAACCTGGGTGCAATCAGGTGGTATAACTGGCTGCTCACCAGCCTGGCCTTCTTCTTGCCCCTCGTGACAGTGACTCTGTGCTATGCACTTATTATTTCTGCCTTGGCCACTGGGCCCCAGACACGGGCTAGCCACAAACAGAAGGCTCGCAGACTTGCCATCATCCTCTTGGTGGTCTTCTATATGTCCTTCCTCCCCTTCCATCTTTTTCGGGTAGCTCGGGTTGAACTGCAGTTGTGCCCCGTCAGCTGTCATGTTGAGAAGCAGATTCATGCCATCTATATCATCTCTCGACCTCTGGCTGCACTCAACACCTGGGGTAACCTTCTGCTGTATGTCGTGATGGGAGATAACTTCCAGCAGGCCATCCTCTCACTCTCATGGTGCAAGAGGAGCAAATGCATCCAGCCACGTGGGAGCAGTAATTATGTGAACAAGTCAGAAATCACCTTAAGAGTATAG